One part of the uncultured Bacteroides sp. genome encodes these proteins:
- a CDS encoding NADH-quinone oxidoreductase subunit N: MDYSQFLYMKEELSLIAVIVLLLLFDLLAGEKGRKYFSLTACLLLGVHTLANLIPSAPAEIFGGMYYYTPMMTIVKSILSFGTLIVFLQAHTWLQREDTNIKQGEFYVLTLSTLLGMYFMIGSGNFLMFFIGLETASIPMAALVALDKYRHNSAEAGAKYILTAMFSSGLLLFGLSMIYGSCGTLYFNDIPAALEGNLMQILGFVFFFTGMGFKISLVPFHLWTADVYQGAPTTVTSYLSVISKGSAAFVLLTILTKVFGSMIAEWQAILYGIIIITITMANLFAVRQQNLKRFLAFSSISQAGYIMLGVIGGTAMSMTSLVYYVLVYVVANLAAFGIISIIEQRSGKIEMDDYNGLYMTNPKLSFIMTLALFSLAGIPPFAGFFSKIFIFMAAFKSGFYLLVFIALVNTVISLYYYLLVVKAMYINKNENPIATFKSDNYTKLSLAICLIGIVGLGLASIVYETINAFSYGL; encoded by the coding sequence ATGGATTATAGTCAATTTCTATATATGAAAGAAGAGCTGTCGCTCATTGCAGTAATTGTTCTTTTGCTATTATTTGATTTACTAGCAGGAGAAAAAGGACGCAAATACTTTTCACTGACAGCTTGTTTGCTACTTGGCGTTCATACGCTGGCAAATCTGATACCCTCTGCACCGGCGGAAATATTTGGCGGTATGTATTACTATACCCCAATGATGACAATCGTGAAGAGCATCCTCTCTTTTGGAACACTGATTGTGTTTTTACAAGCACATACATGGTTGCAACGTGAGGATACAAACATTAAGCAAGGAGAGTTCTATGTACTTACACTCTCTACTCTGCTTGGTATGTATTTCATGATTGGATCAGGAAACTTCCTGATGTTCTTTATCGGACTGGAAACAGCTTCTATCCCTATGGCTGCATTAGTAGCTTTGGATAAATACAGACACAACTCTGCAGAAGCTGGTGCTAAATACATTCTGACAGCAATGTTCTCTTCCGGACTGTTATTATTTGGTTTATCCATGATATATGGTTCATGCGGAACACTTTACTTTAATGACATACCTGCAGCATTAGAAGGAAACCTTATGCAGATCCTTGGATTTGTATTCTTCTTCACAGGAATGGGATTCAAGATTTCATTGGTTCCTTTCCACTTGTGGACAGCAGACGTGTATCAAGGTGCACCAACAACTGTTACTTCTTACCTGTCGGTTATCTCTAAAGGATCAGCTGCATTTGTGTTACTGACAATTCTTACTAAAGTATTTGGATCAATGATTGCTGAATGGCAAGCAATACTTTACGGAATTATCATTATCACTATTACAATGGCTAACTTGTTTGCTGTACGTCAGCAGAACCTGAAAAGATTCCTTGCATTCTCTTCTATCTCACAAGCAGGATATATCATGCTGGGTGTAATTGGAGGAACAGCAATGAGTATGACTTCTTTGGTTTACTACGTACTTGTTTACGTAGTAGCTAACTTAGCAGCATTCGGAATTATTTCTATCATTGAACAAAGAAGCGGTAAAATTGAAATGGACGACTACAATGGTTTGTATATGACAAATCCTAAACTTTCGTTCATCATGACTTTAGCATTGTTCTCATTGGCAGGTATCCCTCCTTTCGCAGGGTTCTTCAGTAAGATCTTTATCTTCATGGCTGCTTTCAAGAGTGGATTCTACTTACTTGTATTCATTGCATTGGTAAATACTGTAATCTCTTTGTATTACTATTTGCTAGTTGTAAAAGCAATGTACATCAACAAGAATGAAAATCCTATTGCTACATTCAAGAGCGATAACTATACAAAGTTAAGCCTTGCAATCTGTTTAATCGGTATTGTAGGATTAGGTCTTGCCAGCATTGTTTATGAAACAATCAACGCATTTAGCTACGGTTTGTAA
- the galA gene encoding beta-galactosidase GalA, which produces MKLKSILQTLFICVLVLPCFSQNSNTKNVAGSEREHLSMDFGWRFALGHAKDYAKDFSNGTSYFTYLTKTGYGDGAAAPEFEDRTWREVDIPHDWAVELPFSAEASHSHGYKTIGWKYPETSVGWYRKKFQIPASDLGRKISIQFDGIHRNSTVWINGFYVGNEPSGYASSVYDITDYLNYGGENVIAVRADASIEEGWYYEGAGIYRHVWLNKTDRLHVAQYGTFVTSELKDNNAELTIRTTVENQYPETAKFTIEQTLFDASNLAVASQTYNSLSLEGNLNNTFFQKLKVENPKLWSIESPYLYRLETLVKQDGKTIDCYNTNVGIRTVRFDPNKGFFLNGKNVKIKGVNNHQDHAGVGTAIPDALQEFRIMKLKEMGCNAIRTSHNPATPEFLDACDRLGMLVLDENRLMGINQEHFDLLKRFMVRDRNHPSIVIWSLGNEEWKIEGNEKGARITKTMQEYAQKVDSSRAFTAAVSGGWDNGSGQTMQVMGYNYIVQGDIDVHHKKFPWQCGIGTEESNTIGTRGVYADDRANGRMAATNRMPENVGTESGWKFYLERPFLAGLFFWTGFDYRGEANPLVWPAVNSEFGLVDLCGFPKDIFYYLKSWWTNKPVMHLMPHWNWKGNEGKEIKVTIYSNADEVELILNKKSLGKKTMPKNGHIDWMVTYQPGTLQAKGFTNNKMVVDQQVETTDVPAKIALSADRTQIKADGQDVSVITVQVNDKKNRMVPTADNEIEFTLDGPGKIIGVGNGDPASHDPEQFVESVQRASITGLKFMQSSSMQNLDKITENTDESDWKNAFEKGYGEYDFSKNLIIKGSFFLPDFNDKTEITFYAKSLSENQSLYVNGKLLAEGIKRDNPDQVYVLDHNILKKGENVVVFVGKPIAKKVSWEEISTNPGEIKIYNPAAQWKRKLFSGYAQIIVKSSKSEGEITLKATSDGVQSSVIKINSKSGNF; this is translated from the coding sequence ATGAAACTTAAATCAATACTACAGACTCTTTTTATTTGTGTGTTAGTTCTACCTTGCTTTTCACAGAATAGTAATACGAAGAATGTGGCTGGTAGTGAACGGGAACATTTATCAATGGACTTTGGGTGGCGTTTTGCCTTAGGTCATGCAAAAGACTATGCAAAAGATTTCTCGAACGGGACAAGCTATTTTACCTATCTTACAAAAACCGGTTATGGCGATGGCGCAGCGGCTCCAGAATTTGAGGATAGGACTTGGCGCGAAGTAGATATACCTCACGATTGGGCGGTGGAACTTCCTTTTTCTGCTGAGGCTAGTCACAGTCATGGCTATAAAACAATAGGATGGAAGTACCCTGAAACTTCTGTTGGATGGTACCGTAAAAAATTTCAAATTCCGGCATCCGATCTGGGAAGAAAGATCAGTATCCAGTTCGACGGCATTCATCGCAATTCAACGGTTTGGATAAACGGCTTTTATGTAGGAAACGAGCCAAGTGGTTATGCTTCTTCAGTTTATGATATAACAGACTATCTGAATTATGGAGGAGAAAATGTTATTGCAGTGCGCGCTGATGCAAGCATTGAAGAAGGTTGGTATTATGAAGGTGCCGGAATATACAGACATGTGTGGCTTAATAAAACAGACAGACTGCATGTTGCTCAGTATGGAACCTTTGTAACTTCTGAATTGAAGGACAATAATGCCGAGTTAACAATTCGCACAACAGTTGAAAACCAATATCCCGAAACTGCAAAATTTACCATAGAACAAACACTGTTCGATGCATCCAATCTAGCGGTTGCCAGTCAGACCTATAATTCTCTCTCTTTGGAAGGAAATCTGAATAATACTTTCTTCCAGAAGCTGAAAGTAGAAAACCCAAAACTCTGGTCCATTGAATCTCCTTATCTCTATCGTCTTGAAACGTTGGTGAAGCAGGATGGAAAGACTATTGATTGTTACAATACGAATGTAGGAATCCGTACGGTTCGTTTTGATCCAAACAAGGGATTCTTCCTCAATGGCAAGAATGTAAAAATAAAAGGTGTTAATAACCATCAGGATCATGCCGGTGTAGGTACTGCAATTCCCGATGCTTTGCAGGAGTTCCGTATTATGAAGCTTAAGGAAATGGGCTGCAACGCAATTCGAACTTCTCATAACCCAGCCACACCCGAATTTCTTGATGCTTGCGACAGATTGGGAATGCTGGTTCTTGACGAAAACAGACTAATGGGAATTAATCAGGAGCATTTTGATTTGCTTAAACGGTTTATGGTTCGAGACAGGAATCATCCTTCTATAGTAATCTGGTCGTTGGGTAATGAAGAATGGAAAATAGAGGGGAATGAAAAAGGAGCAAGGATAACCAAAACAATGCAGGAGTATGCACAAAAAGTCGATTCATCGCGTGCATTTACAGCTGCCGTGTCCGGTGGATGGGATAATGGCAGTGGACAGACAATGCAGGTTATGGGTTATAATTATATAGTGCAGGGTGATATTGATGTTCATCATAAAAAGTTCCCATGGCAATGTGGCATCGGTACTGAAGAAAGCAACACGATAGGAACCCGTGGCGTTTATGCGGACGATCGTGCCAATGGACGTATGGCTGCAACTAATCGTATGCCCGAGAATGTAGGAACAGAATCTGGATGGAAGTTCTATCTGGAACGCCCTTTCCTTGCCGGTCTTTTCTTCTGGACAGGTTTTGATTATCGTGGTGAGGCTAATCCGCTGGTATGGCCGGCTGTTAATTCAGAGTTCGGACTTGTTGACCTTTGCGGTTTCCCGAAAGATATTTTCTATTATCTAAAATCGTGGTGGACCAATAAACCGGTGATGCATCTTATGCCTCATTGGAACTGGAAAGGCAACGAAGGAAAAGAGATTAAAGTGACTATTTATAGCAATGCTGATGAAGTAGAATTGATCTTGAATAAGAAAAGTCTGGGTAAAAAGACAATGCCTAAAAATGGTCATATTGACTGGATGGTAACTTATCAACCGGGAACTCTTCAGGCTAAAGGATTTACTAACAATAAAATGGTTGTAGATCAGCAAGTAGAAACAACAGATGTTCCAGCTAAAATTGCTCTTTCTGCAGATAGAACTCAAATCAAAGCAGATGGTCAGGATGTCTCTGTTATTACTGTGCAGGTCAATGATAAGAAAAACCGAATGGTTCCAACGGCAGATAATGAAATAGAGTTTACACTCGACGGCCCAGGCAAAATTATTGGTGTAGGCAATGGCGATCCTGCTTCTCACGATCCGGAACAATTTGTGGAATCAGTACAAAGAGCTTCGATTACTGGATTAAAATTCATGCAATCCTCTTCAATGCAAAATCTTGATAAGATTACAGAGAATACAGATGAATCAGACTGGAAGAACGCTTTCGAAAAAGGTTATGGTGAATATGATTTTTCAAAGAATCTAATCATTAAAGGCTCTTTCTTCTTACCCGATTTTAATGATAAGACAGAGATTACATTTTATGCAAAAAGTCTGTCAGAAAATCAATCGCTCTATGTAAATGGCAAACTATTGGCCGAAGGCATTAAACGAGATAATCCTGATCAGGTTTATGTACTCGATCATAATATTTTGAAGAAGGGTGAGAATGTAGTTGTTTTCGTGGGTAAACCTATTGCGAAAAAAGTTAGCTGGGAAGAGATAAGCACTAATCCCGGAGAAATAAAAATCTATAATCCTGCTGCTCAGTGGAAAAGGAAATTGTTCAGTGGATATGCTCAGATTATTGTGAAGTCTTCAAAAAGTGAAGGAGAAATAACTTTGAAAGCTACTTCCGATGGAGTGCAAAGCTCTGTTATTAAGATTAATTCAAAGTCGGGTAATTTTTAA
- a CDS encoding AGE family epimerase/isomerase — MNKISELKSEMLDVLQNNILPYWEKNMQDHENGGFYGRMTGDEKLMPEAEKGAILNARILWTYSSAYRLLKSSEYWEMATRAKRYLIDNFYDKRFGGIYWSLDYKGNPLDTKKQIYALGFAIYGLSEYHRATGDREALDYAIMLFKSIEEHSFDKEKNGYLEALTREWNEIEDMRLSEKDANEKKTMNTHLHILEPYTNLYRVWKNDELRKQIKNLIEVFLDKILNKETNHLKLFFDENWNGKDHIISYGHDIEASWLIHEAALVLEDESLLKRVEAVVPQIANAAGEGLQPDGGMIYEKNTETGEVDADRHWWVQAETVVGYINLYEYFNNEDALEKALQCWNFIKKHLIDSKNGEWFWSLKADGTINTADNKAGFWKCPYHNGRMCMELLGRFQ, encoded by the coding sequence ATGAACAAAATAAGTGAATTAAAGTCCGAAATGCTCGATGTTCTGCAAAACAATATCCTTCCGTATTGGGAGAAAAATATGCAGGATCATGAAAATGGTGGTTTCTATGGACGAATGACCGGCGATGAAAAACTAATGCCGGAAGCAGAAAAAGGAGCCATACTCAATGCCCGCATTTTGTGGACTTACTCTTCTGCTTATCGTTTACTGAAATCTAGTGAATATTGGGAAATGGCTACCCGCGCCAAACGATATCTCATTGATAATTTCTATGATAAACGGTTTGGCGGAATTTATTGGTCGCTCGATTATAAAGGAAATCCGCTGGATACTAAGAAGCAGATTTATGCGCTTGGCTTTGCCATTTACGGACTGAGCGAGTATCACAGAGCAACAGGAGATAGAGAAGCGCTTGATTATGCCATTATGTTATTCAAATCTATAGAGGAGCATAGCTTTGATAAGGAGAAAAACGGATATCTGGAAGCGTTGACCCGTGAATGGAATGAGATTGAAGATATGCGTCTTAGCGAGAAAGATGCCAACGAAAAGAAAACGATGAATACGCATCTTCATATTCTTGAACCTTATACTAACCTTTACCGGGTGTGGAAGAATGATGAACTCAGAAAGCAAATAAAGAATCTGATAGAGGTATTTCTTGATAAGATATTAAATAAAGAAACCAATCATTTGAAGTTGTTCTTTGATGAAAACTGGAACGGGAAAGATCATATTATCTCTTACGGACATGATATTGAAGCTTCCTGGCTTATTCACGAAGCTGCTCTGGTTCTTGAAGATGAATCGTTATTAAAGAGGGTAGAGGCCGTTGTTCCACAAATTGCTAATGCCGCGGGTGAAGGACTTCAACCGGATGGAGGCATGATTTACGAAAAAAATACAGAAACAGGTGAAGTTGATGCCGATCGCCATTGGTGGGTTCAGGCAGAAACGGTAGTAGGATATATTAATCTCTATGAATATTTCAACAATGAAGACGCTCTTGAAAAGGCTTTGCAATGCTGGAATTTTATAAAGAAGCATCTTATCGACAGTAAAAATGGTGAATGGTTCTGGAGCCTGAAAGCCGATGGAACTATTAATACTGCTGACAATAAAGCAGGCTTCTGGAAATGTCCGTACCATAACGGACGTATGTGCATGGAATTATTAGGGCGATTTCAATAA
- a CDS encoding MFS transporter: MVKLSEKIGYGFGDMASSMFWKIFGMFLLYFYTDVYGLAPAAVGTMFLVTRVWDSFLDPVIGVIADRTDTRWGKFRPYLLFVAVPFGIIGVLTFVTPNFSIEWKLVYAYITYTLMMMVYSTINVPYASLLGVMTPSPNERTTLSSYRMFFAYLGSFIALLIIQPLVEFFSKIGGTVNPQQGWTYGVGIIAIMCVALFLGCFALTRERVTPVKEEAKSTLKEDILDLWRNRPWWILLGAGIAALIFNSIRDGATIYYFKYYILEDNSLKIASLGVTVTWTSLYLALGQASNMIGVALAAPVANHIGKKNTYMAAMAMATVLSIIFYWFSANQLILIFVFQALISICAGIIFPLLWSMYADIADYSELKCGRRATGLIFSSSSMSQKLGWTLGGALTGWLLGYFGFKANVTQSDSAISGIKMMLSFLPAVGTVLSVIFISLYPLSEKKVKEITEKLEERRKIEK, translated from the coding sequence ATGGTAAAACTATCAGAAAAAATAGGATACGGTTTCGGAGATATGGCATCTTCCATGTTCTGGAAGATATTTGGAATGTTCCTTTTGTATTTTTACACAGACGTTTATGGTCTGGCACCTGCAGCAGTAGGAACTATGTTTTTAGTAACTCGTGTATGGGATTCTTTCCTTGATCCGGTTATTGGAGTAATTGCCGACAGAACCGATACCCGTTGGGGAAAGTTCCGTCCGTACCTGCTCTTTGTAGCCGTTCCGTTCGGTATTATTGGCGTGCTGACCTTTGTTACACCCAATTTCAGTATTGAGTGGAAACTGGTATACGCCTATATAACCTATACGCTGATGATGATGGTTTATTCAACCATCAATGTACCGTATGCTTCTTTGCTGGGTGTAATGACACCGAGTCCGAATGAACGCACCACGCTTTCCTCTTATCGTATGTTCTTTGCTTATCTGGGTAGTTTTATTGCTTTGTTAATCATTCAACCATTGGTAGAATTTTTCTCAAAGATTGGTGGAACGGTTAATCCTCAGCAGGGTTGGACCTATGGAGTAGGTATTATTGCAATTATGTGTGTGGCTTTGTTCCTGGGATGTTTTGCACTGACAAGAGAACGTGTAACTCCGGTGAAAGAAGAAGCAAAGAGTACACTCAAAGAAGATATACTCGACTTGTGGCGTAATCGTCCCTGGTGGATATTATTGGGAGCAGGCATTGCAGCATTGATCTTTAACTCAATCCGTGATGGGGCAACCATTTATTATTTCAAGTATTATATTCTGGAAGACAACTCTCTTAAGATAGCATCATTGGGAGTAACGGTAACGTGGACTTCATTATACCTGGCACTTGGTCAGGCATCAAATATGATTGGTGTGGCATTGGCAGCTCCGGTTGCCAATCATATCGGAAAGAAAAACACCTATATGGCAGCAATGGCTATGGCTACGGTTCTTAGTATCATCTTCTATTGGTTTTCTGCCAATCAGTTGATCCTTATATTTGTATTCCAGGCTTTAATTAGCATCTGCGCCGGTATCATCTTCCCGCTTTTATGGTCAATGTATGCCGATATTGCCGATTATTCTGAATTAAAATGTGGTCGCCGTGCCACCGGATTAATATTCTCTTCCTCTTCCATGTCTCAAAAATTGGGATGGACACTGGGAGGAGCACTTACCGGCTGGTTACTCGGTTACTTCGGATTCAAGGCAAACGTAACTCAATCCGACTCTGCTATATCAGGAATCAAGATGATGCTTAGCTTCTTACCGGCGGTAGGTACTGTTCTTTCGGTTATCTTCATCTCTCTTTATCCTTTAAGTGAAAAGAAAGTAAAGGAAATAACAGAGAAACTGGAGGAACGTCGTAAAATTGAAAAGTAG
- a CDS encoding glycoside hydrolase family 130 protein — MNQYNNKIEKLLADHEVFLTRKNEPVEETNGLFIRYKNPVVTAAHTPVIWRYDLNEKTNPYLMERIGMNAAMNSGAIKWNGKYILVVRVEGADRKSFFAVVESPNGIDNFRFWDYPVTMPDTEDPATNIYDMRLTAHEDGWIYGIFCAERLDPNAPVGDLSSATATAGIARTKDLKTWERLPDLKTKSQQRNVVLHPEFVNGKYALYTRPQDGFIDAGSGGGIGWALVDDMTHAVIKEEKIIDHRYYHTIKEVKNGEGPHPIKTAKGWLHLAHGVRGCAAGLRYVLYMYMTSLEDPTKLIASPAGYFMAPVGEERFGDVSNVLFSNGWIADEDGTVFIYYASSDTRMHVATSTVDKLVDYCMNTPEDGFTTSASVETLKKQIEKNLSLLANK; from the coding sequence ATGAATCAGTATAACAACAAAATCGAGAAACTATTAGCAGACCATGAAGTCTTCTTAACTCGAAAGAATGAACCCGTAGAAGAAACAAATGGTCTGTTTATACGCTATAAAAATCCCGTTGTTACAGCTGCGCATACTCCTGTAATATGGAGATATGACCTGAATGAAAAAACAAATCCTTACCTCATGGAGCGTATTGGAATGAATGCAGCTATGAATTCGGGTGCTATAAAATGGAACGGTAAATATATTCTTGTGGTACGTGTAGAGGGAGCCGATCGTAAATCATTCTTTGCCGTAGTTGAGAGTCCTAACGGAATAGATAATTTCCGCTTTTGGGATTACCCGGTAACTATGCCCGATACGGAAGATCCTGCGACTAACATTTACGACATGCGCCTTACAGCTCACGAAGACGGATGGATTTACGGTATTTTCTGTGCCGAACGTCTTGATCCTAATGCTCCTGTAGGAGATCTCTCATCGGCAACAGCTACTGCAGGTATTGCCCGCACAAAAGATCTGAAAACATGGGAACGCCTTCCTGATTTAAAAACGAAGAGTCAGCAGCGTAATGTGGTGCTTCATCCAGAGTTTGTGAATGGTAAATATGCACTATATACCCGTCCGCAAGATGGATTTATCGATGCCGGAAGTGGCGGAGGTATTGGTTGGGCATTGGTTGATGATATGACTCATGCGGTAATTAAAGAAGAAAAAATTATAGATCATCGTTACTATCACACAATAAAGGAAGTGAAGAACGGAGAAGGGCCTCACCCCATTAAAACCGCCAAAGGGTGGCTTCACCTGGCTCACGGAGTAAGAGGATGCGCTGCCGGATTGCGTTATGTGCTTTATATGTATATGACTTCTCTGGAAGACCCAACAAAACTAATAGCTTCTCCGGCCGGATATTTCATGGCTCCTGTAGGAGAAGAGAGATTTGGCGATGTGTCTAATGTACTGTTCAGCAACGGTTGGATAGCCGACGAAGATGGAACTGTGTTTATTTATTATGCATCATCCGATACACGTATGCATGTAGCTACCTCAACTGTTGATAAGTTGGTGGATTATTGCATGAATACTCCTGAAGATGGCTTTACCACTTCGGCTTCAGTAGAAACATTGAAGAAACAAATTGAAAAGAATCTTAGTCTGCTAGCCAATAAATAG
- a CDS encoding glycosyl hydrolase, producing the protein MVQKIKSITAGALLIAGFVSCCTAKEVTDSEVKAGSLRTVETQNLLKNLKSFPENGFMFGHQDDTAYGIGWDGDQNRSDVKSVCGDYPAVCGWDLGHIELGADKNLDNIPFDRIRQDIIAQYLRGGLNTVSWHLNNPLTGGDAWDVKTAGVVTSVLPGGAKHDQFIGWLEKLATFLNSLTAPDGKKVPVLFRPWHEHTGSWFWWGRSHCTPEQYKELWKMTHDYLSKHGVNNLLYAYSPGGEDKVEDYIERYPGDNYVDLLGFDCYPSADVQGTDAYRKSMTTVLTYLTQLGKEHNKPIAVTETGLEALPIADWWTEVLFPLVDKYPISYVLVWRNAREKPNHFYAPYPGQASAKNFVEFYNHPKTKFCSDIKNLYK; encoded by the coding sequence ATGGTTCAGAAAATAAAAAGTATAACGGCTGGTGCTTTATTAATAGCAGGCTTTGTGTCATGCTGTACGGCTAAGGAAGTAACAGATAGTGAAGTTAAAGCAGGCTCATTAAGAACTGTGGAAACTCAGAATTTACTGAAGAATCTTAAGTCATTTCCGGAAAACGGATTTATGTTCGGTCATCAGGATGATACGGCTTATGGCATTGGCTGGGATGGAGATCAGAATCGTTCCGACGTAAAAAGTGTATGCGGTGACTATCCCGCTGTTTGCGGATGGGATTTGGGACACATAGAACTGGGTGCAGATAAGAATCTGGATAATATTCCTTTCGACAGGATTCGTCAGGATATCATTGCACAATACCTTCGTGGCGGACTTAATACCGTAAGCTGGCACTTAAATAACCCACTAACCGGAGGCGATGCATGGGATGTTAAAACTGCCGGAGTAGTAACTTCTGTTCTTCCGGGCGGAGCTAAACACGATCAATTTATTGGCTGGTTAGAAAAACTGGCTACTTTCTTAAATTCTCTTACTGCCCCCGACGGAAAAAAGGTTCCGGTACTGTTCCGCCCTTGGCACGAGCATACAGGCAGTTGGTTCTGGTGGGGAAGAAGCCATTGTACACCGGAACAATATAAAGAACTGTGGAAAATGACTCACGATTACCTTTCTAAACATGGTGTTAATAACTTGCTTTATGCCTATTCTCCGGGTGGTGAAGATAAGGTAGAAGATTATATTGAAAGATATCCGGGTGATAATTATGTAGACTTGCTGGGATTTGACTGCTATCCGTCTGCTGATGTTCAGGGAACAGATGCTTACCGGAAATCAATGACCACAGTTTTAACCTATCTCACACAGTTGGGCAAAGAACATAATAAGCCTATTGCTGTAACAGAAACAGGATTGGAAGCTCTGCCTATTGCCGATTGGTGGACGGAAGTTCTCTTCCCGCTTGTTGATAAGTACCCTATCTCTTATGTTTTGGTATGGCGCAATGCCCGCGAAAAGCCGAATCATTTCTATGCCCCTTATCCGGGACAAGCATCGGCAAAAAACTTTGTAGAATTCTATAATCATCCAAAAACCAAGTTTTGCTCAGATATAAAAAACTTGTATAAATAA